Genomic DNA from Candidatus Cloacimonadota bacterium:
CAACAGCAATATCTTCTTGAACATCCATAATTATCGATCTTTTTCTTTTTTGATCTTGTTTATTAACTTTGTAGTGGAAAAACCATCCTTGAAAGAAAGGCTTTTAACTTTTCCTTTTTTTTTCAAGACAATATCCGAACCGACAATATCCTGAATTTTCCAATCTCCGCCTTTGACCAGAATATCAGGTTTGATCAGATTTATGAGATCGTATGGCGTATCTTCTTCAAAAATAACAACATAATCTACAAAATAAAATCCTGATAAAACAATAGCTCTATTTAATTCATTATTAAGAGGACGATTCTTTCCTTTCAGTTTCCGAACAGATTCATCACTATTTAATCCAATAATTAAAATGTCTCCCAGATTCTTTGCTTCCTGGAGATATTGGACATGTCCCGCATGAATAATATCAAAACAACCATTTGTGAAGACAACTTGCTTTCCTGATTTTTTCAGCTCTTTAACGATTCTTTTTATTTCATCCCAGGTTTTTAGTTTCATTTTATTTTCCATGCTTCATCCTGACAAGTAAGACAGATTAATAATTTTTATCTTTTAAATCAAATTATCCAGTCTTATCTTCTTTCCTCATCTCCGCAGATTTTTTTACGAATTCCTTAAAAATAGGTTGTGCCTTATCCGGTCTTGATTTGAATTCAGGATGGAACTGAACTGCAATATAAAAAGGATGATCAGGGATTTCTATGATCTCGACCAGGAAATTATCAGGAGAAGTTCCGGAAATAATCATTCCTTTTTCTTCAATGATCTTTCGATATTTATTGTTAAATTCATATCGATGTCGATGTCGTTCTGATATTTCCTTTTTCCAGTAAATTTGGTAGGCAAGGCTTTCTTCTTTAACTTTGCACGGATAAGCACCGAGACGCATTGTTCCACCCATTTTCTCCAAATATTTCTGGTCATTCATCAGATCTATCACCGGATTTTTACATTCCTCATCAAATTCCGTACTGTATGAATTTTCAAGTTTACAGACATGCAAAGCAAATTCAATAACAGCGATCTGCATACCGAGACAAATCCCAAAATAAGGAATTTTATGTTCACGAGCATACTTGGCAATCGCAATTTTCCCATCGATCCCACGCACACCAAAACCTCCAGGAATCAAAATTCCATCAATATTTTCAAGCTGTTTTTTAATATCATTTTCCGAAATCGTTTTCTCGGAATCAACCCATCTAATATTTAATTTTAACCTGTTGGCAGCAGCAGCGTGAATTAGAGCTGCTCCTACGCTTTTATACGCATCCTGATGCTCGACATATTTTCCGCAAACTGCGATATTCACTTCTTTTTCCGGATTTTTAATATTATCGATGATCTGCTCCCAATCGGAAAAATCGATATGATGTTCCCGCAGATGCAATTGCTTACAAATTTTTTCATGAAGACGGGCTTGCATCAAGGTTTTGGGAACTTCATAAATGGTGGACACATCAATGGCATTGATCACATAACTTCTCTGCACATTTGTAAAAAGAGCGATCTTGCTCCTTATATCTTCATCATAAGCTTTTTCCGAACGACAAAGCAAAATATCCGGCTGAATACCAATTTCCCGAAGTTTTGTGGCTGCATGCTGGGTTGGTTTGGTTTTTAATTCTCCGGCAGCTTTGATGAAAGGAACATAAGTCAGGAATATGAAAAGAGAATTTTCTTTACCAACATCGAGACGGAATTGTCTGATAGCTTCCAAAAAGGGAAGACTCTCGATATCTCCAACCGTTCCACCAACTTCGGTTATGACAATATCTTTGTCTTTGGCTATATTATGGATCAAACTTTTTATCTCATTGGTAACATGCGGGATGACCTGAACGGTTTTTCCGAGATAATCACCTTTTCTCTCTTTTTTGATCACTTTTTCATAGATCTGACCGGAAGTTGAATTGGAATTTTTGTTGAGAGGAATTCCAATAAATCTTTCATAATGTCCAAGGTCAAGGTCTGTTTCCGCTCCATCATCTGTGACGAAAACTTCTCCATGTTGGAACGGACTCATGGTTCCGGGATCGACATTCAAATACGGATCGAATTTCTGCATAACAACATTATAACCCATTTTTTTCATCAACAATCCAATAGATGAAGATGCGATTCCTTTTCCAAGAGATGATAAAACACCACCAATCACAAAAATATGTTTAGCCATTTTTTCTCCTGTATCACAATCAATCCTGATTGTGTTATGTAACTCAAAGCTCCGCTTTGAGAATATATTTCATTTAACAAGTTGAATGAATCAATTTTCTCAAACAGGGTTGTTTGAGTT
This window encodes:
- a CDS encoding CTP synthase — translated: MAKHIFVIGGVLSSLGKGIASSSIGLLMKKMGYNVVMQKFDPYLNVDPGTMSPFQHGEVFVTDDGAETDLDLGHYERFIGIPLNKNSNSTSGQIYEKVIKKERKGDYLGKTVQVIPHVTNEIKSLIHNIAKDKDIVITEVGGTVGDIESLPFLEAIRQFRLDVGKENSLFIFLTYVPFIKAAGELKTKPTQHAATKLREIGIQPDILLCRSEKAYDEDIRSKIALFTNVQRSYVINAIDVSTIYEVPKTLMQARLHEKICKQLHLREHHIDFSDWEQIIDNIKNPEKEVNIAVCGKYVEHQDAYKSVGAALIHAAAANRLKLNIRWVDSEKTISENDIKKQLENIDGILIPGGFGVRGIDGKIAIAKYAREHKIPYFGICLGMQIAVIEFALHVCKLENSYSTEFDEECKNPVIDLMNDQKYLEKMGGTMRLGAYPCKVKEESLAYQIYWKKEISERHRHRYEFNNKYRKIIEEKGMIISGTSPDNFLVEIIEIPDHPFYIAVQFHPEFKSRPDKAQPIFKEFVKKSAEMRKEDKTG
- the rfaE2 gene encoding D-glycero-beta-D-manno-heptose 1-phosphate adenylyltransferase encodes the protein MENKMKLKTWDEIKRIVKELKKSGKQVVFTNGCFDIIHAGHVQYLQEAKNLGDILIIGLNSDESVRKLKGKNRPLNNELNRAIVLSGFYFVDYVVIFEEDTPYDLINLIKPDILVKGGDWKIQDIVGSDIVLKKKGKVKSLSFKDGFSTTKLINKIKKEKDR